From the Erpetoichthys calabaricus chromosome 12, fErpCal1.3, whole genome shotgun sequence genome, the window TCAGGGCTGAGCCTTCATGAAGGTTTAACTGGCATCTAGCTTCCTTGGAAACCTGCATTTAGGGAATCTAATGCCATGCACACTGTGCCATCTTTCAAGGCTCTCATTTTCTTAGCAGCAAATGAAAAAGGTCATATAGTGCCTCGCACTCAGTGCCACCTTTAAAAGCCTTCGGTTTCTTATCCAAGTGTGCGTGAGGTCATAGGTCAGTGAGGGCACAGCTGCTTGTCACTTGTCCCAGTCAATCTGAGTGGTGGGTGGGGGAGGGCTGAACCCTGACAGGCCCTCACCTTCCAGATGGCAGTGTGACCAGCAGGCTCTGGGCTACCCCATGTCGCAAAGTTGGCTGCCATGTGCCAGCTGTCATGCAGGTGATGTGGGACAGGGGGTGACATGAGCAGGGCACCGTGGCATGTCCTAAATTGCTGCTTTTTCTCTATTAGCTCACTTAGGCTGCAGCACAGGGCATGCTGCCCATCTCAGACTGACATTCCCATGGCACTGCCTATGTCTTTCCCAGCCGTTTCCTCCTTTGACTTCCAAGGGAGGGACTGGCACGCTGGGATTCCTGATACATATCAGGCCGGCAGTATTGTTATCCTACTTCTGCTGTCCTGACATTGCACCTTGGCCACTTACATGTTGCTCTGTTCTTTGTGGAGGTGCCATGTTTACTGCACTTGACGTCCTTCCCAGCTGTGCGTGGCTGGCGCTATTGTCATATCTGCTCAATTTCCTTActacatacttctctgtcagTGCTGGGCATGCTTCTCACTTATCTGGCAAGTTATGGGAAGCTGCTCTTCTACTTTGTGACTTATCTGGCAATGCCCTTCTTTACTGGCAGGGCTAGGCCACAGCCCCTCAGTTGTTAGTGTTTCTCACTGGCATGCTGTCCCCACACTCTTACTCTTGGATGTAGATGGGATGAAGTCCCACTTATCTGTGCCCCCAGTACCTACTATTTCTCTGTGCTCTCTGGCAGCACCTTGTACCCATAGCTTCTCACCACCATGGCGGTTCCCTTGTTTAATGGTAGTGCCATGCCATACCCCTCCACTCACTGTTGTCTCTCCCTGGCATAGTGCCCCCAGTTAACTATCCCTACACTCTTTGTGGGCTCCTTAAGCCCGTCTTGGATGTGGAGGGCCAGTCATCTGTGCCCAGAGTGCCCACTCCTTCTTTCTCTGATCCCTGGCAGCTCCTTCGTTCCAGAGCTTCTTACCACGGCTCCCCCAGCAGTGCCCCTGCCTTTTCGCTGTAGTCCCAGTTGCTGGCCAGTGGAAGCCCACTGAGTGACAGGCCCAAGTTGTGCCTGGCCGGCCGCCCCTCCCCTCACAACACATTGCTCCTTCACTCAAGCCGCACGCGCTTTCCCTGACTCGGCACTTCCAATCCCAAAGTGCCTTTTAAGTGCTAATGAGATGCATGAGGTCACGGGGGGCACAGGCCAATGGGGTGGCGAGCCTGTCCACCCCTATATAAATAGGATTGGCTGCACTGGTTGCCGCACTCCTGGCTTCCAGTTTGCAGGGGCAGAGAGGCGGCGTTGTGTGCTTCTCACTGTCATGCGCTGCTGACTTCACACTGACcagtagacagacagactgacggACGGACAGACGCTGGTGAACGCCGAGCTGCTTCTCTTCTGAGTTCTCCGAGCCTCCGCTGCCATGGAGAACGGACATACCAAGACCACCGAGGAGTGCCTCGCCTACTTCGGTGCGAATGAGACCACCGGACTGTCACCGGAGCAGGTCAAGAAGAACTTCGCTAAGTATGGCCCCAACGGTGAGTGCGGTGGTCATTCCTGGACTGCTTAGATTTGTCCACATGCTGGGTTTGTCTGTAGTGCCTGGCAGCAGCCCAAGTGTGCAGAATGCCCAGCAGCTAGGACTTGGAATGACCAGCCTGTAGTCCAGGGTCATCCATATGATTTGCTCCAAGAATGTGATTGTTTAGTGGGTCGCTGGTGTCCAAGCTGCTATGTAGGAGTACGCAGAAGAAGATCAATATGTCTGACCGGTTAGTCCATGCAGCAGGAGGCTGACCATTTGTCGATGTGCCAGCAGGCGTTGGCTTTCTCTGGCTGATGGCCAAGTGATTGACCTCTGAACTGTGTCGTTTGTGCCCATCGGGCCACTTGTCTGTTGGCTTACTTGGTGCTCCTCATGAAGGGTTGGCTGTTGGTTGCCATTAGGGTCAGTGGCCGGGCACCTCGAATGACCAGTAGTAAATATTTTCACAAGTTAGGGTGCCTTGTGCTGAATGAACGTCAGACTTGGTCACTAATCAATTCTCTTCTTTTCTGTTCCCATGCGGCTCTTGTCACTTCTTCCTGGGGTGGACCTGGTCACTGGCAGAACTCCCAGCCGAGGAGGGTAAGTAAGGCCTTCAGTTGAACAGGCTGAACTACCTGAGAGGTGGTCAGTCTGGTCCATCACTACGTCCTTCTTTCTGTTTCAGGAAAAACGCTATGGGAGCTGGTGGTGGAGCAGTTTGAGGATCTGCTGGTGCGAATCCTGCTACTGGCTGCCTGCATCTCCTTTGTAAGTGTTTCTGAGTGACTGGGGGTTTATGCTGGGCACTGGTCTGGCTTGGGGCCTTGGGCCAATTCTGCACCTGCTGGTCTTTTTACTTCAATACGCTGGTTAGTCCTCAGCAAGGTGTGCCTTTCTTTAGGGACTCTGGACACGACAATCCAGTCTGCCAATGTGGTCACTCTGCTGGGATGGCTGGTCGGGGCTCTcaaattctgagatgctttcccAGGGTTTGCAGGCCCCTGCACTTGCTGTGGGGTCAGGTGTGCCACTCACTGTCCACACTGACTGGGTGTTTGCCCAAACATGGACATGGGGCTTGCACAATCGTTTATTTCTGGATGGCAAACTGAACCTGAGAGGCGGCGTAACCTAATCTGGGAGGGGGgggcgtggggggggggggggtgggggagatTAGGAGGCAAGGTCAAGGAGCTCGAGTTGAAATAGCTGCCCGATGGGCACAGGCAGAGTGGCAGCAGGCAAGACGAGCCTCTGATTGCTGAGCCACCTCACATGTCCTGAGCCACCTGGCCTTGTGCTAAATCTGGGGTGTTTAAATGAGTCTGCCCCCCCCCGCACCCCCTATCTGCTGTCCGGGTCTCAGGCACTTGGATTGATTGTCAGGGCTTTGGACAAAGTGGACTCGTGGGCATCAGACAAAAAATGAAAGTGCAGAGAAAGGGAGACTCCTGAGCTGCCCGCTCCTGACAGTTCTATAGAGGTGGGCAGGCTGGCATTAAATTTGAATTAGAAATCTTGGTTTGGGTTAggtttagggtaggggatattGCTATAGGATTAAAGTGGGAATCTGGACAGGAGGCACTGAAGCTATAGTTAAAGTAGGCATCCacaatgtgggggggggggggcactaagGCTAGGTTTCAGGTAGGGGTCTGGACCGGGGGACAATGAAGTTAGGGTTAAGATAAGGGAAACAGGAAAGAGTGGGCACAAAATTTAGGGCTAAAGTAGGTGCCCAGATTGGAGTGGGGGGGAGGGGGCACTGAAGTTAGCTTTATGGTAAGGACCTGGACTGGGAGGAATGGGCGACACCGATGATAGCCTTAAGAGAAGGGGACCAGGATGCAGGGCACTAAAGTTAAGGTTAACATAGGCACCTGGACTGGGGGAGGCATcaaaattaaggtgaaggttaggAGTCTGGACTTGAATTTAGAGTTAAAGTAGGGGTCTGCAATAGAGGGGGACCCCTGAGGTGAGGGTGAGGGTGAGGGTAGAAAGTTGTTGCGTTATCACAGGTCTTTCAAGTGCCATTGAACTGCTGGCTTGCAGTTGACTGGGCGGCCTTCTTTGTGTCAGACTGCAGTTTCCAGAATATTCGGTGTGCCTTGGCCACCCTGAAGGTTGTGTCAGGCACATTAAACATCCTTGAAGTGAGTGAACCTGGCGGGAGGAGTACAGGGAGAGCACAACTCCTGGGCCATTGCTGTCAAATGCACAGAgcacagggttagggttagggttagggtcagcATACAGAATGACCGGCTCTGCTGCCTGGGCAGTCGGACCTCAGTGTGCCAAGCTCAGTGGCTTCCTTAGCATATAAACACATCAAGCTTGTCCTGTCAGGTCCGGTCACTAATCCACAGATCCCCCTAAATAGTTCTCTATTGGACGCCTTGACCTGAATCTTTAGTTTATATAGCTCCTTCACAGCAAGTCTTAACTCTAGTGGCTTTTGAAAGTGAACGAGACCTCAGGGTCATAGAATTGCCTGATTAAAAGAAATGCGTCAGGAACAAAATGTCACAGAGAACTCAGAGACAAACCTCGAGGCTGTGACAAAATCTGCAGAAGTGCAAATCAATGACAACAGCACGAGGTGGACAGCAGACATCAATGGCATGAGGTGGACAGCAGACATCGGGGTAAAGACCAGTCGTCACAATACAGCCACGCAAGAGCCACACAAAGACAAAAAGGTCAGGGCATCAGGACAAAGATGGGGTGCTACAGAGCGAAGGGGTCAGGAAGATGGCCAACGAGGACATCAGGGGGTTTATAGAGGGTCAGTAGTAAAGTCCCCAGCCTCAGGGGTTGTGCATAGTCTGATATCACAGGAGACTGGCCAGCGGCtcacttttatatagtgcctttcacatcaaagCCCGTCTCCATAAACCAAGCGCAGAGTAACAGTTTTCACGCCTTTTAGTCGTTGATCGGCTCATTGCTCACCTAATGCCAGTCTCAATTTGAAGCTGCCCAGAGTGCCGCTCTCTTCCACGCTCAACAGTCACTTGTTCCTTGGCCCTCTGGATGAAGGGTAGACATTCTTTACTCTTCACAGGGGTCCATCTGCATCCCCCTGTTATTGAGAAACACCCACCCTGCCTACGTCCTCCATGATTTAAGCCCACTGTGCTCATCTCCTCTTAGTCTGAGACCTTCAGTCCATGCCTGGTGCTCAAATGCTGGGCTCACTTCAGTTGCTCTTCTCTCTCCCTCAGGTGCCATTATGTCCATCATTAGCTGCATATGGGACTTCACAAGGAAGTCATTAAAGTGTCAATCTCCTTTGACTTGTCCTCacagcaaggcgctatataacccagAATTCAATTAGCCTTCCACTATGACTCACTGGGTGGCCATTCTATCTTCATACCCTCTTCTGTGtaatatttattctgtttttatcttgtctcacctttgtttaatctttttatgttgaactttgagatttactgctaatgtaaagttcccctaataataataatgatgcattttatttatattattataatattatttatgtatttatttaacttcCTCTCTGATAAGCTTGACATTCATGAATTCATTTGCCACAAGTCAGTCAGAATAAGAACGCCCCATTGTAGGATTGGCCTATCGTAGGTAGACCAGGTAATCAGAGATGCCCAGCCATCTAGAAGTGGGCCACTTATTCTGCTTATTCTAGAAGGGGCCAGTAAACCACTTGAGCCAAACACGGTCAGTTTAGTTTGGTCACTCAGTTTTGTCCACTTTACCCCACCTGCAGGTCCTGGCCTGGTTTGAAGAAGGAGAGGAGACCATCACTGCCTTTGTGGAGCCCTTTGTCATCCTGCTCATTCTTATCGCCAATGCCGTCGTTGGTGTCTGGCAGGTAAATGGCCTTTTCCCCAGTGGTCTGCCCACTCTGATGTCCCTTCACAGCAGGTCTCTCTCTTATGGCCACCTGTCTCGTGTGTCCACAGGAAAGGAATGCTGAGAGCGCCATTGAGGCCCTGAAGGAGTACGAGCCTGAGATGGGCAAAGTGTACAGGACTGACAGGAAGAGCGTCCAGAGAATCAAGGCCAGGGAGATCGTGCCTGGAGACATTGTGGAGGTGGCCGGTGAGTGACTGTGATGTCCTGGGAGGTCTGTATGTGGGGTCCTCCAAGTGTCCTCAACTGGAGTCAGACGGGCATTACTGACCTGTTGGGCCTCACTGAGTGTGACTCTGCTTTTTACTTTGCCATGCTGTAAGTCTCAAGACCAACCCataccaccccccccaccccccacccagtACCACCACGGTCTGCTTTTGGCTGGCAGGCCCGAGGACAGGTGCTGTCTGGAATGTCCTTGTAAGGAGCTGCTGGCGCTCTGGGCAGGAATGTGCTGAGCTGCTGTTTCCACGTCTTGCAGCTCCCTGGTGCCAGATTCGAATCAGAGAGGTGAGGGGGAGTAGAGGTGGGGGGCTAATGAAAACACCATCTGCAGCCCCCTGCTCATCCccacagagaaaaacaagtcacGCTGCTGAGACTTGGCAGGAGGCCGTTAGTCCAGCGATGACTGCCAGGCCAAGAGTTTAAGTGTGGGCCAGGAGATGCACTGGgtggtgggggggttgggggtatGTCACTGCACAGTCCAGCTGATTGACCAAATTCACTCTCCGTCCACACAGTTGGTGACAAGGTCCCTGCAGACATCCGTCTGACATCCATCCGCTCCACCACCCTGCGTGTTGACCAGTCCATCCTGACAGGTGAGTGACCGTGAACATCAAAACCAAACCTCAGCCCCCCCACAGGTAACTGAACCCCCCCCCTCCAACTCAATGGcaccacttcactcccacagGAGAGTCCGTCTCTGTTATCAAGCACACTGACGTCGTTCCCGACACCAGGGCTGTCAACCAGGACAAGAAGAACATGCTGTTCTCAGTGAGTGAGCCACCTTGTGTCTGTCATGTGCGCGTGCGGCCAGCTGTGCCTTAGTGCTATGCTGTCTTACTGCTGGTTGTCCACTTCATTTGTCCTTCTCTGTTGCTCTCTGGTGTGTCCCATcttgtctgtctctgtctcaggCCTACTTGGATGGGTCCTCAGTGCCGTAATCTCAAATGGTTGTCAACTCTTCTGTCCTCCCTGCCTGAATATCCACTCAGGACTCTGACCCTTTTGTGTCCATGTGTCCAGCTCTCGCTGCTCATTTTCAACTCCATTTCAGCTCCATCCTTCTGTGTCTTTCCCTCTGACTCAGGCCTTTTTGAATGGTCCTCCTGTCCTGTGATCTCAAACATGTGTCCACTCCTGTCCTGTCTGTGTTTATGCCCACCTCTCTGTCTGTCTTACTTCTGTTTATTCCCTCCATTTTGCTCTCCTGCCTCAGTCCTACTTGGATGGGTCTGTCAAGCATGTGACCTCTCATCTGTCCACCTTCTGCATGTCGCTGTCCTTCTCTGCTACTGTTTTGTGTGTCCactcctgtctgtctctctctccgaTGGGCCTTGACTCCTGTAATCTCCAATGTGTGTCCACTCCTCTGTCCATCACACTAGCACTCCTGCTCTTTCATGCCTTTGTGTCCTCGTCCTCTCTCTTTTTCATGCCATTGCCCACAttgtcctcttcttcttttttcccagGGCACCAACATTGCAGCTGGCAAGGCAGTGGGTGTGGTGGTCTCCACCGGTGTCAGCACTGAGATTGGTAAGATCCGCGACCAGATGGCTGCCACAGAGCAAGAGAAAACGCCTCTGCAGCAGAAACTGGATGAGTTTGGCGAGCAGCTGTCCAAGGTCATCTCCCTcatctgtgtggctgtgtggctcATCAACATCGGTCACTTCAATGACCCCGTGCACGGTGGCTCCTGGATCCGAGGCGCCGTCTACTACTTCAAGATCGCTGTGGCCTTGGCTGTGGCCGCCATTCCTGAAGGTCCGAATGTTCAGTCCTTATAGGAGTGTCCGCTGACCTACTGTATCTGTCCACTCAAGGCACACTGCTGACCACATCTCTCTTCCCTCGGCAGGTCTGCCAGCTGTCATTACCACCTGCTTGGCTTTAGGCACACGCAGAATGGCCAAGAAGAATGCCATTGTCAGGAGTCTGCCCTCCGTGGAGACCCTGGGCTGCACCTCAGTCATCTGCTCAGATAAGACTGGCACACTGACCACCAACCAGATGTCCGTGTGCAAGGTAGGTCATGGTCTGATGGTTAACAGCTGAACTACTTGTGGTGTAGCCCCCTGCCCGCTCACCCCTCTCGATGTCACCTACAGATGTTCATCGTTGACAAAGTGGATGGTGACACCTGCGTCCTCAATGACTTCAACATCTCTGGCTCCAAGTACGCCCCCGAGGGTGAAGTGTAAGTATCCATCAGGTCACCTTAACTAGCCACTCAACTGTCTGGCCAATGGCCCGACTCTTTAAAtccttggcttttctcttcagAACGAAGAATGACAAGCAAGTCAAGTGCGGTCAGTATGATGGACTGGTGGAGCTGGCCACCATTTGCGCACTCTGCAATGACTCTTCCCTGGATTACAACGAGGTGAGGCTcgtttctgtccaccctggcctgCTCAGCCCCCTGCATGCTTGTCTCACTGACCTCTAAACTGCTCTCCACTTTCTCTCTTTTACCAGGCTAAAGGTGTCTATGAGAAGGTCGGTGAGGCCACTGAAACTGCCCTGTGCTGCCTGGTGGAAAAGATGAACGTCTTCAACACTGAAGTCCGTGGCCTGTCCAAAGTGGAGCGTGCCAATGCTTGTACCTCGGTGAGTCTGACCATCTGACACAGTCCTCTGACTGAGAAGGACACTACTGGCCGGTCACACTGACCGCTGCTCCTCCATTACAGGTCATCAAGCAGCTCATGAAGAAGGAGTTCACTCTGGAATTCTCCAGGGACAGGAAGTCAATGTCCGTCTTCTGCTCCCCTGCAAAGGCGTCCCGTGCTGCTGTGGGCAACAAGATGTTTGTCAAAGTAAGTGCCTAAGGTCCGCGCCAGTCTCAGGTGACATCTGCGCCCTCAAATTCCTATCAGTTCAGACACATACACGTGATACCATCTTATGGTGCATATTCAGTAGCTGCTCCCTGTGATCCTCCCTTATGTCACACTGGGCTTATTTGTGGTACGTCCTTCATCGATCCCAAGTGCTCCTCTTGGAGTGCTGCACATCTTGCTGGCTCTTTAGTGAGATGAGCTCACTGCACGTTTATTAGGTGAGCTCCATGTGATCCTCCATCAAGGTTCACACCATTCCTTCCTGTGCTTCTCTCCGTCTGATCCTCCCCTATAAACTCCAGAGTGCGGCACTCTGCTCTCACACGTGCTGTGCCCTCCACTGGAGTAGCATACTGCACTCATATCTGGTGCCACCAAGGACACCTCATGTCCCTCTGGCTCCTCAGGGAGCTGAACTCAGTGCACTCAAATTTGCTGCTCCCTTATAAGCTCTAGAGTTTGACACATGGCCCTTACATAAAGATTCAGAAGTTGTCACATGAAGTCCCTCTGGCTCTTCAGGGCACTGAAGGCATTGTGCTCACTTTGATTGTGCTCTCTACGATTCTCCCCTTGGCCTTCAGGAAGGTTAACTTCATTCCTGTACTTCTCTCCCTGTGATCCTCCCTCTGGGTGCCCTATGAGTTCATCCAGAAGCTCTTCAGATCTGTGACTCCCATTTTGCTTTAGCATTGGCCCAGGAGCCTTTGGGTGGCTTTAAGGTGCCCCATGAGACCAGAAACTGATACTCCCACTGAGCTTGGCTGAGCTGTCATGTGGTCCATTTGATTTGGGCTTGCTGGTGCTGTGGGCTTCCAGGTGTCTCAAGTGTCTGCTTGCCTCCTCTCCTGCCTCAAGACTCCCAATgataggcgctatatagcgctgaGATAATACTTCTGTTCATCTTCAGGGCAGTTATAGTTCTCTTTTGACTCTTAGGGTGCCCCAGAAGGAGTAATTGACCGTTGCGCCTATGTTCGTGTTGGCACCACCCGTGTTCCCCTCACTCCTCCAGTCAAGGAAAAGATCATGACAGTCATCAAGGAATGGGGTACAGGCCGTGACACCTTGAGGTGCTTGGCCCTGGCCACACGTGATACCCCACTGAAGAAAGAAGAGATGAACTTGGAGGACTCCACCAAGTTTGCAGAGTATGAGGTGAGGTCATCGTCCGGTGTCCGCTCGTGACATCCCTGTTCCCTCTGCAGCCTGTCCACTGAGTCTCCCCGCT encodes:
- the atp2a1 gene encoding sarcoplasmic/endoplasmic reticulum calcium ATPase 1 isoform X2 — its product is MENGHTKTTEECLAYFGANETTGLSPEQVKKNFAKYGPNELPAEEGKTLWELVVEQFEDLLVRILLLAACISFVLAWFEEGEETITAFVEPFVILLILIANAVVGVWQERNAESAIEALKEYEPEMGKVYRTDRKSVQRIKAREIVPGDIVEVAVGDKVPADIRLTSIRSTTLRVDQSILTGESVSVIKHTDVVPDTRAVNQDKKNMLFSGTNIAAGKAVGVVVSTGVSTEIGKIRDQMAATEQEKTPLQQKLDEFGEQLSKVISLICVAVWLINIGHFNDPVHGGSWIRGAVYYFKIAVALAVAAIPEGLPAVITTCLALGTRRMAKKNAIVRSLPSVETLGCTSVICSDKTGTLTTNQMSVCKMFIVDKVDGDTCVLNDFNISGSKYAPEGEVTKNDKQVKCGQYDGLVELATICALCNDSSLDYNEAKGVYEKVGEATETALCCLVEKMNVFNTEVRGLSKVERANACTSVIKQLMKKEFTLEFSRDRKSMSVFCSPAKASRAAVGNKMFVKGAPEGVIDRCAYVRVGTTRVPLTPPVKEKIMTVIKEWGTGRDTLRCLALATRDTPLKKEEMNLEDSTKFAEYECDLTFVGCVGMLDPPRKEVTGSIDLCRKAGIRVIMITGDNKGTAVAICRRIGIFGEDEEVTGRAFTGREFDDLPPAEQREACRVACCYARVEPSHKSKIVEFLQSFDEITAMTGDGVNDAPALKKAEIGIAMGSGTAVAKSASEMVLADDNFSSIVAAVEEGRAIYNNMKQFIRYLISSNVGEVVCIFLTAALGLPEALIPVQLLWVNLVTDGLPATALGFNPPDLDIMGKQPRSPKEPLISGWLFFRYMAIGGYVGAATVGAAAWWFMYADDGPHVTYYQLSHFMQCTEENADFEGLECEVFESPAPMTMALSVLVTIEMCNALNSLSENQSLVRMPPWSNCWLLGAICLSMSLHFLIIYVDPLPMIFKLTHLTVTQWLVVLKISFPVILLDELLKFVARTYLEA
- the atp2a1 gene encoding sarcoplasmic/endoplasmic reticulum calcium ATPase 1 isoform X1; this translates as MENGHTKTTEECLAYFGANETTGLSPEQVKKNFAKYGPNELPAEEGKTLWELVVEQFEDLLVRILLLAACISFVLAWFEEGEETITAFVEPFVILLILIANAVVGVWQERNAESAIEALKEYEPEMGKVYRTDRKSVQRIKAREIVPGDIVEVAVGDKVPADIRLTSIRSTTLRVDQSILTGESVSVIKHTDVVPDTRAVNQDKKNMLFSGTNIAAGKAVGVVVSTGVSTEIGKIRDQMAATEQEKTPLQQKLDEFGEQLSKVISLICVAVWLINIGHFNDPVHGGSWIRGAVYYFKIAVALAVAAIPEGLPAVITTCLALGTRRMAKKNAIVRSLPSVETLGCTSVICSDKTGTLTTNQMSVCKMFIVDKVDGDTCVLNDFNISGSKYAPEGEVTKNDKQVKCGQYDGLVELATICALCNDSSLDYNEAKGVYEKVGEATETALCCLVEKMNVFNTEVRGLSKVERANACTSVIKQLMKKEFTLEFSRDRKSMSVFCSPAKASRAAVGNKMFVKGAPEGVIDRCAYVRVGTTRVPLTPPVKEKIMTVIKEWGTGRDTLRCLALATRDTPLKKEEMNLEDSTKFAEYECDLTFVGCVGMLDPPRKEVTGSIDLCRKAGIRVIMITGDNKGTAVAICRRIGIFGEDEEVTGRAFTGREFDDLPPAEQREACRVACCYARVEPSHKSKIVEFLQSFDEITAMTGDGVNDAPALKKAEIGIAMGSGTAVAKSASEMVLADDNFSSIVAAVEEGRAIYNNMKQFIRYLISSNVGEVVCIFLTAALGLPEALIPVQLLWVNLVTDGLPATALGFNPPDLDIMGKQPRSPKEPLISGWLFFRYMAIGGYVGAATVGAAAWWFMYADDGPHVTYYQLSHFMQCTEENADFEGLECEVFESPAPMTMALSVLVTIEMCNALNSLSENQSLVRMPPWSNCWLLGAICLSMSLHFLIIYVDPLPMIFKLTHLTVTQWLVVLKISFPVILLDELLKFVARTYLEEKDDKFITNKWK